A window of Synechococcus sp. MEDNS5 contains these coding sequences:
- a CDS encoding conjugal transfer protein TrbI, protein MTPLTSACACPDCICTVSESEAVLIDGSTFCSEACASGHKNQEPCHGNGACGCTCNA, encoded by the coding sequence ATGACACCTTTAACAAGCGCTTGCGCATGCCCAGATTGCATCTGCACCGTGTCCGAAAGCGAAGCCGTCCTCATTGATGGCAGTACTTTCTGCTCGGAGGCCTGCGCCAGCGGACACAAAAACCAGGAACCCTGCCACGGCAACGGGGCCTGCGGCTGCACCTGCAACGCCTGA
- a CDS encoding acyl-CoA dehydrogenase family protein yields the protein MAFGLMLGPDPLGPHTPDAAVSADEEAMLARITAAAADHERLGVPRSVMDQLSGIGWLGPVAAAPQQRERAERLAMADAAVWFCWSQHQSPLRLLQASTNQTLRQRWLTRLASGSAVGATAFAHLRRPGPATPVASPCSDGWELQGHLDWITGWDLADVVAVQVRAGQAPHAPVLALLLDKQAPISLPRGLTPEPPLELLAMGGTWSRPVNLNHCRIPADWVIGITPIAAWTQADQARTRLANPAAFGLIRAGLGDLQQQAQHRRADGWITAAQTLMEDATELRRRCYVAADDPDNLSDKAHHDLRASALEMAERCCRAALVSHAGGALRDGHPSGRRLREALFLQVQALITPVQDRLIAGRDYSAHLKPHCEQL from the coding sequence GTGGCTTTCGGCCTGATGCTGGGTCCTGACCCCCTGGGCCCGCACACACCGGATGCCGCCGTCAGCGCGGATGAGGAGGCGATGCTGGCGCGCATCACGGCAGCAGCCGCTGACCACGAACGCCTCGGCGTGCCTCGGTCCGTGATGGACCAGCTCAGTGGCATCGGCTGGCTGGGGCCGGTGGCGGCTGCCCCGCAGCAACGGGAGCGGGCCGAGCGGCTGGCCATGGCCGACGCAGCTGTGTGGTTCTGCTGGTCACAGCACCAGTCGCCTCTGCGCCTGCTGCAGGCCTCCACGAATCAAACGCTCAGACAGCGCTGGCTGACACGTCTGGCTTCGGGAAGCGCAGTTGGCGCCACGGCTTTTGCACACCTGCGCCGTCCGGGTCCCGCCACCCCCGTGGCCTCCCCCTGCAGCGATGGCTGGGAGCTGCAGGGCCATCTCGACTGGATCACCGGTTGGGATCTGGCCGATGTCGTCGCCGTGCAGGTGCGCGCCGGCCAAGCGCCCCACGCCCCTGTGCTGGCGCTGCTGCTCGACAAGCAGGCGCCCATCTCCCTGCCCCGTGGACTCACACCGGAACCACCCCTGGAACTGCTGGCCATGGGCGGCACCTGGAGCCGGCCGGTGAACCTGAACCACTGCCGGATCCCCGCAGACTGGGTGATCGGAATCACTCCGATCGCTGCGTGGACGCAGGCCGATCAAGCCCGCACGCGCCTGGCCAACCCAGCCGCCTTCGGCCTGATCCGGGCAGGGCTGGGCGATCTGCAGCAGCAGGCCCAACATCGCCGGGCGGACGGATGGATCACCGCAGCTCAGACCCTGATGGAAGACGCTACAGAGCTGCGCAGGCGTTGCTATGTGGCCGCCGACGATCCGGACAACCTCAGCGACAAGGCTCATCACGACCTGCGTGCTTCAGCGTTGGAGATGGCGGAGCGCTGCTGTCGCGCCGCGTTGGTGAGCCATGCCGGTGGAGCCCTTCGTGATGGTCACCCCAGCGGCCGGCGTTTGCGTGAGGCTCTGTTCCTTCAGGTGCAGGCCTTGATCACACCGGTTCAGGACCGCTTGATCGCAGGCCGAGATTATTCAGCTCACCTCAAGCCACACTGTGAACAGCTCTGA
- a CDS encoding secondary thiamine-phosphate synthase enzyme YjbQ: MTPQLLQLSTEAPFQCLSLTADLHRFVQVHGERDGAVVVAAQHTTTAVIVNELEERLLLDLQQWLRQLAPPTSSWKHNDLELRPGIPDDEPRNAHAHLQALLLGHQTTVTVRNGALQLGRYQDVILVELDGPRQRSVALQWLSA; this comes from the coding sequence ATGACCCCCCAGCTCCTCCAGCTCAGCACCGAAGCCCCCTTCCAGTGCCTGTCGCTCACCGCCGATCTGCATCGATTTGTGCAGGTGCATGGCGAACGCGACGGAGCCGTTGTGGTGGCAGCGCAACACACCACCACCGCCGTGATCGTGAACGAACTGGAGGAGAGGCTCCTGCTGGATCTGCAGCAGTGGCTCCGGCAGCTGGCACCTCCCACCTCGTCCTGGAAACACAACGACCTGGAGCTCCGGCCGGGCATTCCCGACGATGAACCCCGAAACGCCCATGCCCACCTGCAGGCCCTGCTGCTCGGCCATCAGACAACGGTGACGGTGCGCAACGGCGCGCTGCAGCTGGGCCGTTACCAGGACGTGATCCTGGTGGAGCTGGATGGCCCGCGCCAGCGCAGCGTGGCGCTGCAGTGGCTTTCGGCCTGA